A genomic segment from Diadema setosum chromosome 11, eeDiaSeto1, whole genome shotgun sequence encodes:
- the LOC140235182 gene encoding major facilitator superfamily domain-containing protein 6-like, which translates to MKLRISRALLPVKAVYFTHLAGLSSLVPYLPLFMGQLGLTATQIGLIRGLEPLLALVFTHLWGSIADSFNQHRAVLLTAIGGATVFLFGTFFVPASLPLGYSTLTNVTHRPSVQTQLVSLGPYRTTEPFREASATTELPTYLYISTPSVHSWEKENESMPKSQSIMCDSICAIFAEREICNFSESDTSSTITYQCSQAICFVQHDRKNGDEAKMCNGSESSDPSDCVYLDSICNECQPERYWITEDGQRMPSEDIVCSSNNRTPGSKALSVNVSTDVSLNLLPGNGNFTCHCHDTEASLGNQAPPGNSSELLSTFFLLLILVLFSRSFMCTTSPILHSTTMELLHQKHDDFGKQRIWGAFGWGAFSLVSGVLIDYYDRKSTDRFSHFDPAFYLFLGFMLASAVAASFIVFPPQTSVKAQCQNIPLLIRKPEILGFLVMVCVLGMGFGVIGTFLFLYLQELHASHTLMGLTLTITCIAEIPFLFLSNRVIRFTGHIGALCFSLFCYMLRFLGYSLITNAWAVIPFELLHGITYGLSWAACTSYANQNAPPGLALTLQAVFTSVHMGFGKGLGTLLGGLVYDRFGGRNLFRSAAFVVGLSGPLYLGLYHVFTKRHPMILYSRFRSEEVESRRNSRRESSAGDHGGQSIEMEAELVEEDPRPKLDASSMRLALRDINRPASPIDTDAPGTSGMGHGYQQCAMEMLPHTAAFRGPVYAPPPRPPRDFMVRMPCGYYHKRRMDSLEDDDVMDGSPGATSLAALIQGEQGRSGLYGLDMVDRERFMLHNIGVNMMSYLDDVDLDQAMDAV; encoded by the exons ATGAAGCTACGCATCAGCCGGGCGCTGCTGCCGGTAAAGGCAGTGTATTTCACACATTTGGCTG GACTCTCCAGCCTTGTGCCATACCTGCCACTCTTCATGGGTCAGCTAGGACTGACCGCTACCCAGATTGGACTCATACGAGGGCTGGAGCCCCTCCTTGCACTTGTCTTCACCCACCTGTGGGGCAGCATTGCCGACAGCTTCAACCAGCACCGAGCTGTGCTGCTCACCGCCATAGGGGGTGCTACAGTGTTCCTCTTTGGCACTTTCTTCGTGCCAGCCTCCCTGCCTCTGGGATATTCCACTCTAACCAATGTCACGCATCGGCCTAGTGTTCAAACACAGCTTGTGTCTTTGGGGCCGTACAGAACTACTGAGCCATTTCGAGAGGCAAGCGCCACCACGGAACTTCCAACGTATTTGTATATCAGTACACCATCAGTGCATTCttgggaaaaagaaaatgagagtaTGCCTAAGTCGCAATCTATCATGTGTGACAGTATTTGTGCAATATTTGCTGAAAGGGAAATCTGCAATTTCAGCGAAAGTGATACTTCATCAACAATCACATATCAGTGTTCTCAAGCAATTTGCTTTGTTCAGCATGACAGAAAGAATGGTGATGAAGCAAAAATGTGCAATGGAAGTGAATCGTCGGATCCCTCGGATTGTGTTTATTTAGACAGTATTTGCAATGAATGCCAACCAGAAAGGTATTGGATCACTGAGGATGGCCAGCGGATGCCTAGTGAGGACATTGTTTGTTCCAGCAATAACAGAACTCCAGGGTCAAAAGCATTGTCAGTGAATGTATCCACTGATGTGTCCCTCAATCTGTTGCCTGGCAATGGAAACTTTACCTGTCATTGTCATGACACCGAAGCATCATTGGGAAACCAAGCCCCGCCCGGCAACAGTTCAGAATTGCTCTCCACATTCTTCCTGCTCCTCATCCTGGTGCTATTCAGCAGGTCCTTCATGTGCACCACCTCCCCGATCCTCCACTCCACCACCATGGAGCTCCTCCACCAAAAGCATGATGACTTTGGGAAGCAGCGCATCTGGGGTGCCTTCGGCTGGGGGGCATTTTCTCTCGTCTCCGGAGTCCTCATCGATTACTACGACCGGAAATCCACGGACAGATTTTCCCATTTTGACCCTGCTTTCTACTTATTCCTTGGCTTCATGCTAGCGTCGGCAGTCGCAGCATCCTTTATTGTCTTCCCACCACAGACATCGGTCAAAGCACAGTGCCAGAACATCCCACTACTCATACGAAAGCCAGAGATTCTCGGTTTCCTCGTGATGGTGTGTGTCCTAGGAATGGGATTTGGTGTCATAGGGACATTCCTGTTTCTCTATCTGCAGGAACTGCATGCCTCCCACACTCTCATGGGACTAACGCTAACGATAACGTGCATTGCGGAGATACCGTTCTTGTTTCTCTCGAACCGCGTCATCCGCTTCACGGGCCACATAGGTGCTCTctgcttttctctcttttgttacATGCTACGTTTCCTTGGTTACTCTCTCATCACCAATGCGTGGGCGGTGATTCCCTTTGAGCTACTCCATGGCATCACGTACGGATTGTCGTGGGCCGCCTGCACGTCGTACGCCAACCAGAACGCCCCTCCTGGATTGGCTCTCACCCTACAAGCAGTCTTCACAAGTGTCCACATGGGATTTG GTAAAGGGCTGGGTACCCTGCTTGGGGGGCTCGTCTACGACCGGTTTGGAGGCCGGAATCTCTTCCGGTCAGCGGCCTTCGTGGTGGGGCTCTCGGGTCCCCTCTACCTCGGGTTGTACCACGTCTTTACCAAGCGTCATCCCATGATCCTCTACAGCCGCTTCAGGTCCGAGGAGGTGGAAAGCAGAAGGAACAGCAGAAGAG AGAGTAGTGCTGGGGATCATGGGGGTCAGTCAATAGAGATGGAGGCGGAGTTGGTTGAGGAGGATCCACGCCCTAAGCTAGACGCCAGCTCCATGAGGCTGGCCCTACGCGACATCAACCGCCCCGCCTCTCCTATAGATACCGATGCCCCTGGTACAAGTGGTATGGGGCATGGGTACCAGCAGTGTGCCATGGAGATGCTGCCCCACACTGCTGCCTTCCGTGGACCAGTATACGCCCCGCCTCCACGACCCCCTCGGGACTTCATGGTGAGGATGCCCTGCGGATACTACCACAAGAGGAGAATGGACTCCCTGGAGGATGATGATGTCATGGATGGGTCGCCGGGGGCAACCAGTCTTGCTGCTCTTATCCAGGGTGAACAGGGGAGATCTGGACTCTACGGGCTGGACATGGTGGACAGGGAGAGGTTCATGTTACATAACATTGGTGTGAATATGATGTCATACTTGGATGATGTTGATTTGGACCAAGCCATGGATGCTGTTTAG